The following proteins come from a genomic window of Leishmania major strain Friedlin complete genome, chromosome 1:
- a CDS encoding hypothetical protein (previous protein_id=AAC24670.1): MLASSLHTAAAAAAAAATVTRFVTHSSNLSSRVTGSGACEPCSAPRACPRERAMQHALVHVLQRERVRALIARALHLWHLHCALRQHGRRHGDRETAAGVEGRRETPSASSTAKGHAFYRSRHVGEPYLCSVQTLRSPAAPAAVLSVTAWLTEAARPSASRLAWTPLGGVGIGVLCDGIATDEGTAYVDANDEEELHDVDDDAEVPRRTELHRCQQQRHHRGRRCTDDNSSLSDADAYVDGTYNRVDNPGTSARPLVPASRSSVAPVIGAASRVTSIVPPLSALSNASQSQSPARDMSFTPVRWSMSCPFQTLLQPQPQDGLCSPSFPHTPVTASVRETRTADGAGVSLSVGSAAPAGAGAGSPRSAGATGATVTAEVAAERRKRMVQHLLSSGVGGGSTSSFDDSCSRLQSCSQSDREAIAAQGGPPLCLRRPRSGSGGGAGLIASDSEDRSISSLINTPRSHQTDAASSFSSAWGPLKDSDSMHSDSTSPMPTVTATTVPQLLTREAEDRLAVQATEERRRLRLQHGMTVVMDRLMMAALHHRSGERGLHPSLRTSTAPSPLPFEINDGCGIDFLCACTTETQNESTTWGSAGAIEPAASAPKPRSSSPSPVRQAATSRRTQR, translated from the coding sequence ATGCTGGCGTCCTCGCTAcacaccgcggcagcagcagcagcagcagcagcaacggtgaCGCGCTTCGTTACGCATAGCAGCAACCTCAGCAGCAGAGTcactggcagcggcgcgtgtgAGCCATGTTCTGCACCACGCGCCTGTCCTAGGGAAAGAGCGATGCAGCACGCCCTCGTGCACGTCTTGCAGCGAGAGCGGGTGCGAGCGCTCATCGCCCGCGCCTTGCACTTGTGGCACCTGCACTGCGCACTCCGGCAGCACGGACGGCGACATGGCGATAGAGAAACCGCCGCTGGAGTGGAGGGCCGGCGAGAGACGCCGTCAGCATCGTCGACAGCGAAGGGGCACGCCTTCTACCGCAGCCGTCACGTCGGTGAACCTTACCTGTGCTCCGTCCAGACGCTGCGATCGCCGGCGGCCCCAGCAGCAGTGCTCAGCGTCACTGCATGGCTAACAGAGGCAGCCAGACCGTCGGCATCCCGGCTGGCGTGGACCCCTCTCGGTGGCGTCGGCATCGGCGTGCTCTGCGACGGCATCGCCACCGACGAAGGCACCGCCTACGTCGATGCcaacgacgaggaggagctgcacgacgtggacgacgacgcagaggTGCCACGACGCACAGAGCTGCACCGGTGCCAACAGCAACGGCAtcaccgcggccgccgttgcACCGACGACAACTCCAGCCTGTCGGATGCGGATGCCTACGTGGACGGCACTTACAACCGTGTCGACAACCCAGGCACCTCGGCGCGGCCGCTGGTGCCAgcgagccgcagcagcgtcgccccCGTAATCGGCGCCGCATCCCGGGTCACCAGCATTGTCCCCCCGCTCTCGGCGCTGAGCAACGCGTCGCAAAGTCAGTCGCCGGCTCGCGACATGTCGTTCACGCCGGTGAGATGGTCGATGAGTTGTCCGTTCCAGacactgctgcagccgcagccgcaagACGGGCTGTGCAGCCCATCCTTCCCCCACACGCCAGTGACGGCGTCCGTGCGAGAGACCAGaaccgccgacggcgccggggTCTCCCTTTCCGTCGGCTCTGCAGCGCCCGCCGGAGCAGGAGCCGGGTCGCCAAGGAGCGCGGGCGCCACAGGAGCCACCGTGACCGCGGAAGTggcagcggagcggcggAAGCGCATGGTGCAGCATCTCCTCTCCAGCGGTGTCGGTGGCGGTTCAACGTCGAGCTTCGATGACTCGTGCTCCCGACTGCAATCGTGCTCGCAGTCGGACAGGGAGGCGATCGCTGCGCAAGGCGGCCCCCCCTTGTGTCTGCGCCGCCCACGCAGCGGCTCTGGCGGAGGAGCGGGACTCATCGCGAGCGACTCGGAAGACCGCAGCATCTCATCGCTGATAAACACGCCGCGGAGCCACCAGACGGACGCTgccagcagcttcagcagtGCTTGGGGGCCGTTGAAAGACAGTGACTCCAtgcacagcgacagcacGTCGCCGATGCCGACGGTCACAGCAACGACGGTTCCTCAGCTGCTGACGCGCGAGGCGGAAGACCGGCTGGCGGTGCAGGCAACAGAGGAGCGacggcgcctccgcctccagcacggcaTGACTGTCGTTATGGATCGGCtgatgatggcggcgctgcatcaTCGATCGGGTGAGCGCGGCTTGCACCcctcgctgcgcacctccaccgcaccatcgccgctgcctttCGAGATCAACGACGGTTGTGGCATCGACTTCCTGTGCGCCTGCACGACGGAGACGCAGAACGAAAGCACCACGTGGGGTAGCGCGGGGGCCATCGAAccagcagcatcagctcCCAAGCCCCGGTCCTCCTCGCCATCTCCAGTCCGGCAGGCCGCCACATCTCGGAGAACGCAGCGGTGA
- a CDS encoding HSP70-like protein (previous protein_id=AAC24671.1) — MHRTSHLRLRPCMPSSSSSSAAGAAAARRCGGRCRLPRSAQPWMQLLLLSLALFLLGAIDFALPRRCTSLFFVRAAGDAEVANAAAAPPLLAITETALISVDFGQESMKVSAWRAQQQAPRIGMAEGGDAATATSTGSVTMVLNDQANRKSPPCVAFRYVRDPAATAGRGGVSTDAGPSGRADGEQLPAHHPYTALHPRGYQLERTFAEQAQALAPRFPEQVVCSAAQLLGCAAAPTNAAVVESRACALTSGQLTTTTTYSYHVVPLTAPLSAGTTTGNSMDEAQQRRDNVVGRQALGVYVPFFTTSNAPGQQWRWAAGDHSTGVAAAAAEEEAGVLFSSEELTAMLLGHARRMAEQMDAADNTLSEEDERLLAGMRKSARRVDAAAGATRASSAIRYAALTVPAHASVAQRQALVDAAALAGLRVVRLVHSTTGAAVQLAYLKAEQVLTADRVSYVMIYDMGSQHAEVAIYSLAAPPASVASRARLRGDVVMQALVGSRTLGGAAFDECIANHWDARYFGRRVMNGGLAAAGGRDAARREAARERGSLLRAAQRAKEMLSANNDAHVTIDGVRAEPSQFDAVGRQELQQRHVAVTADGGLLSLRLTRRDFEEWCRPLFDAAVALRDEAIAATGGGVKSLGALDRFEVIGGGTRVPRLLQRLGEGYRSGVVDRTLNSDEAAVMGTTLLAVSSAPRTLGLRLGQALPRYHVREWLTSAVYASMELHSTGTVAAAAAPSEVQLLFAARKTTLPATRSVRVRLPDVDVSPADNVVITLYSGAEADSAYAHSTRSDAAVAADSARAAASPTLMANCTSCYVRTCTVEGVRKAAEQLLAPYTQQKTQHGSARPRRERVRLAGAEVVVEVVATVSGIPHCSIAYLRAEVEEAGVDPNAAEGIQGSNAAAGAATVASLPNSDHDGTAAGVPPATQHDEPSEGVRDEHEMNANEEEVKHTGARVTPKGTADPATVDATATPPPQWQVRVIALSLRVSSGAATAAAAVHGLGYNMDFAELTFSHRRVRQLQALDDVRLRRSTLRNEIESVLVWIKEHHPTWDAEDVQDDASPSSLALRTWRTTVREVGGWLDDVGDTASATALEERLRIIAGVKAALREAA; from the coding sequence ATGCACCGGACTTCTCATCTTCGGCTTCGCCCGTGTAtgccgtcgtcatcgtcgtcgtcagcagcaggagcagcagcagcgcggcgctgcggtggccgaTGCCGTCTCCCGCGTAGCGCTCAACCGTggatgcagctgctgcttctgagtcttgctctctttctgttgGGCGCCATCGActtcgcgctgccgcgtcgtTGCACCTCGTTGTTCTTTGTGAGGGCTGCAGGTGACGCCGAAGTTgccaacgccgctgccgcaccaccgctgctggcgatcACCGAGACGGCGCTCATCTCAGTTGACTTCGGACAGGAGAGCATGAAGGTGAGTGCCTGGCGGGCTCAGCAGCAAGCGCCGCGCATCGGGATggcggagggcggcgatgcggcaacggcgacaAGCACCGGGTCCGTGACAATGGTACTTAACGATCAGGCGAACCGAAAAAGTCCACCGTGCGTGGCGTTTCGCTACGTACGCGACCCGGCAGCGACCGctggccgcggtggcgtcaGCACGGACGCAGGCCCGAGTGGACGCGCGGatggcgagcagctccctgCGCATCATCCGTACACGGCACTGCATCCGCGCGGCTACCAGCTAGAGCGAACCTTTGCCGAGCAGGCTcaggcgctggcgccgcgctTCCCGGAGCAGGTCGTGTGCAGCGCGGCACAGCTGCtcggctgcgcagcagcccccaCGAACGCCGCGGTCGTGGAATCgagggcgtgtgcgctgaCGTCGGGGCagctgacgacgacgacgacataCAGCTATCATGTGGTGCCCCTCACGGCACCACTATCGGCAGGAACGACCACAGGGAACAGCATGGATGaggcccagcagcggcgtgacAACGTCGTTGGACGTCAAGCTCTTGGCGTGTACGTGCCCTTCTTTACCACAAGTAACGCTCCTGgccagcagtggcggtgggCGGCAGGCGACCACAGCACTGgggtcgctgccgctgccgccgaagAAGAAGCAGGGGTACTCTTCTCATCGGAGGAGCTCACGGCCATGTTGCTCGGCCACGCGCGTCGCATGGCCGAGCAGATGGACGCGGCCGATAACACGCTCAGCGAAGAGGATGAGCGGCTCTTGGCGGGCATGCGGAAAAGTGCTCGCCGCGTtgatgccgccgcaggaGCGACGCGCGCGTCATCCGCCATCCGCTACGCTGCGCTGACCGTGCCCGCCcacgcctccgtcgcgcagcggcaggcgctcGTGGATGCGGCGGCTCTGGCTGGCTTGCGTGTGGTGCGCCTCGTCCACAGCACGACcggggcagcggtgcaacTGGCTTACCTGAAGGCCGAGCAGGTGCTGACGGCGGACAGGGTGTCGTACGTCATGATCTACGACATGGGCAGCCAGCACGCCGAGGTGGCCATCTACAGcctcgcggcgccgccggcgtccgTGGCGAGCCGAGCAAGGCTGCGAGGCGATGTGGTGATGCAGGCGCTTGTCGGCAGTCGCACgctgggcggcgccgcctttGACGAGTGCATTGCCAACCACTGGGACGCGCGGTACTTTGGCCGGCGCGTGATGAACGGTGGCCTCGCGGCCGCGGGCGGCCGTGACGCGGCACGCCGCGAAGCAGCGAGGGAGCGCGGCAGCCTCCTCCGtgccgcgcagcgtgcgAAAGAAATGCTGTCAGCCAACAACGATGCACATGTCACCATCGACGGCGTCCGCGCCGAACCGTCGCAATTCGACGCGGTGGGGCGGCAGGAGctacagcagcgccacgtcgccgtcacgGCGGACGGCGGCCTGTTGagcctccgcctcacgcgcAGAGACTTTGAGGAGTGGTGCCGGCCTCTcttcgacgctgccgtggcgctgcgagacgaggccatcgccgccaccggtggcggcgtcaAGAGCCTCGGCGCGCTCGACCGCTTCGAGGTCATCGGTGGCGGGACGCgagtgccgcggctgctgcagcgcctcggcgagggctaccgcagcggcgtcgtggATCGCACCCTCAacagcgacgaggcggccgtcATGGGCACAACGCTGCTGGCCGTGTCGAGCGCGCCGCGGACGCTTGGGCTGCGCCTCGGTCAGGCCCTGCCGCGTTACCACGTGCGCGAGTGGCTGACCAGCGCTGTCTACGCCTCGATGGAGCTGCACAGCACAGGGACcgtagcggcagcagcagcgccatcggAGGTCCAGCTCCTGTTCGCTGCACGGAAAACAACCCTTCCGGCGACGCgcagtgtgcgtgtgcgactgCCGGATGTGGATGTGTCACCGGCCGACAACGTCGTCATCACGTTGTACTCGGGTGCCGAGGCGGACAGCGCCTACGCCCACAGCACGCGCTCCGACGCGGCTGTCGCGGCGGActcggcgcgcgctgctgcctcacCTACGTTGATGGCGAACTGCACCAGCTGCTACGTGCGCACCTGCACCGTGGAGGGCGTGCgcaaggcggcggagcagctgctcgcgccgTACACACAGCAGAAGACTCAGCACGGCAGTGCGAGGCCACGCCGTGAGCGCGTTCGCCTGGCCGGTGCGGAGGTGGTCGTCGAGGTTGTCGCCACCGTCAGTGGCATCCCGCACTGCAGCATTGCTTACCTTCGTGCCGAGGTGGAGGAAGCGGGGGTGGACCCCAACGCCGCAGAGGGTATCCAgggcagcaacgcagccgcaggGGCAGCGACAGTGGCGTCTCTACCGAACAGCGATCACGACGGCACAGCCGCTGGCGTGCCACCGGCCACGCAGCATGACGAACCGAGCGAGGGCGTGAGAGACGAGCACGAGATGAACGCCAACGAGGAAGAAGTGAAGCACACCGGCGCACGCGTGACCCCGAAGGGGACTGCCGATcccgccaccgtcgacgcgaccgcgacgccgccgccgcaatgGCAGGTGCGCGTCATTGcactctctctgcgtgtgtcgagcggcgccgccacggctgccgcagcggtgcacgGACTAGGCTATAACATGGACTTCGCAGAGCTCACCTTCTCGCACCGGCGGGTGCGGCAGCTTCAAGCGCTGGATgacgtgcggctgcggcgcagcactcTGCGCAACGAGATCGAGAGTGTGCTCGTGTGGATCAAGGAGCACCACCCCACGTGGGACGCTGAAGATGTGCAGGACGACGCCTCCCCGTCGTCTCTTGCTCTGCGGACGTGGCGCACCACCGTTCGTGAGGTAGGCGGGTGGCTCGACGACGTCGGCGACACCGcaagcgccaccgcgctggAGGAACGTCTGCGCATCATTGCCGGTGTCAAGGCAGCCTTGCGTGAGGCGGCCTGA